The genomic segment ATGGCTGGTTTTATTTTTGTTTATGATTCTGCTAATCTTGGAGGATCTGTTAAATATATTCAACCTTATTTTAATCTTTTACCTAATCAAGTTGGAATTTTAATTGCAATCTCTCTTATAGGTAATTTTTTTGGAAGTTTATTATCTGGATATTTTTCAGATAAAATAGGTCGGAAAATGACTATGATTTATGGTATTGTTATTGGCGCTTCTGGTCTTGCTTTGGCAGCGTTATCAACAAATATTCTATTCTTCTGTATTGGAAGAATTATTTTTGGATTTTCTACAGGTTTAATATTTGTAGCAGCTCCTATGTATATTACAGAAGTAGCTCCTGCTTCTAAAAGAGGTAGAGCGGGATCTATTAGACAGTTGCTTTTAGCTTTTGGTTTAATTTTAGGTTATACCACTACTTTTCTTTTTAATTACTTATTTTCCATAGAATGGAATATAAAATTTGGATGGCGTATTCTTATTTCTATCGAAATATTATTATTAGGAATTATGTTTTTAGCAATGCTAACTTTAGTTGAAAGTCCACGTTGGCTTATTATAAAAGGTAGAATTGAAGAGGCAAAAAAAAGTTTAGAATGTTTTATTGAATCTGAAGATAGAGTAGATTTAGTTTTTTCTGAAATGTTACTTAATAATTCAAAAGAAATTTTAGGAAAAAAAGTACCTATTCGTGGTGGTCTTATATACGCTTTAAGTCTTTGTATTATTTTTCCTATTTTTAGACAACTTTCTGGAGTAAATGCAATAACTTACTATGCTCAAAAAATTTTTTCTGAAATTTCTAATACTTCTACAAATTTAGCATATTTTCAAAGTATTTTCATAGGTTTTTCTGAACTTTTAGGTGCTATTTTTGTTGTTAGTTTTGCTGATAAATTTGGAAGAAAAATTTTATTATTATTAGGTGCTGCTGGAATGTTTTTTTCAGAAGGATTTATTGCATACTCTTTATATTATTCTAAAGTTAGTTTAGACTTATCTTATTTAGTATATATTTATAATTTTTTCTTTACAATTTCTGCTGGAGCCATGCTTACCGTTTATATATCAGAGGCTTTACCAACTGTTATTAGATCTAAAGGAAGTGCTCTCACAGGAATGATAAATTGGATTGCTGATGCTGCTATTATTTATTCTTTTCCTTTATTAAATGCCAATGTTTATCTAACTGAAAAGTTTCATGGTTCAATATCTTTTATAATATTTTCAATATCTATGCTTCTTTTCTTTATTGTTATTTTATTTTTACCTGAAACAAAAAATAAAACACTTGAAGAAATTGCAAATTATTGGAAAACTAAAGGTAATTGGGAATAAAGTATTTTTAAAGGATTTTTATAATTTTATGCTAATAGTATATTAAAATATGCTTAGGAGGTTTTTTATGAGAATAACAATGATTTTAGATTTTGTATGTCCTTATTGTTTTGTAGGAGAAAAAATTTTAGAAAAAGCTTTAAAAGAAAAAAATTTAAAGCCTGAATTTAAATTTTTACCTTATGAACTTTCTCCAGAACCAACTCCTCAACCAATAGTTAATGAAGCTAATAAAGAATACTTTGATAAAAATATTCTTCTTTGGGCAACTCAAGAAGATATTTTAGTTAAATTTCCTACTATAAGTCCTAAACCTAGAACTGCTTTAGCTTTTCAGGGTATTTATGTAGCTGAAAAATATGATAAAGGAATTGAATACGTTAGAGCTGTTTTAGATGCATATTGGTTACGTAATAAAAATATTGGAAATGTTGAAGTTTTAATAGAAATTGCGGATAATTTACTTATTCCTAAATTTGAATTTGCTGATGCTTTATTATCTGGACAATTTAGTGCAGCTCATAGAAAATTAAACAATGAAGTTTCTAATTTTGATTTTGATGTTGTTCCTACATTCTATATTGACGATAAGCAATTAAAAGAATTTCCAAGAACAAAAGAAAAATGGTTAGAAATACTAAATTAATATAAAGCAAAGGCTATCTTTTATAAAGATAGCCTTTGCTTTTAATATATTCTATAACCCATTGTAGATAACTTTTCTTTCAGTCTTTCTTGATGATCTTTGTCAAAACACTCTAGTACAAAATTTGCCTCTTGAGATGTTATTCCTAAATTAGGACTATACATTGTTTGATTTACACTTAAAATATTTGCATTCATTTCGCAAATTGCTGAAACAACTTTTGCCATTTCTCCAACTTTATCTGAAAGTTCTACTGAAAAAGCAAATCTTCTTCCTTCTAACATAAGAGCTTTATTTAAAGCTCTCTCAACAAGATTTATATCTATGTTTCCTCCAGAAATAACTGCACATATTTTTTTATCTTTTACTTTTATTTTTCCAGATAAAATTGCTGCAACTGTTGTTGCTCCTGCTCCCTCTGCAACAACTTTACTTTTTTCCATTAGGAAAAGTATTGCTTTTGCTATTTCATCTTCAGTTACTGTGACTATCTCATCTACACACTCTTGTACAATTTTAAATGGTTCACACCCTGCTTTCCTAACAGCAATTCCATCTGCTATTGTTGGTTTTGTTGAAATTTCACAAATCTGTTTCATTGCAACAGCCTCTGCCATAGAAGCTGCATGAGCTGCTTCTATCCCAATAACTTTTGCCTCTGGTCTCAGTGATTTTATAGCTTTAGCTATTCCACCAATGATTCCTCCTCCTCCAATAGGAACTAACACTACATCTACATCTGGTAAATCTTCTAAGATTTCTAATCCAATTGTACCTTGTCCTGCCATTACAAATTTATCATCAAAAGGGTGTAAAAACGTGGCTCCTGTTTCTCTTTGAATTTCACAAGCTTTTCTATAAGCATCATCATAAACTTCACCTTCTAAAACTACTTCTGCTCCATAAGATTTCGTTGCCGCAATTTTAGCCAAAGGAGCTGTTGCTGGCATAACTATTGTTGCTTTTATACCTTGATCTCTTGCACCTAATGCTACTCCTTGCGCATGATTTCCAGCTGATGAAGCTATAACTCCTGCTGCTCTTTCTTCAGGAGATAGACTCGCTATCTTATTTAAAGCACCTCTTAATTTAAAAGAACCTGTTTTTTGAAGGTTTTCTAATTTAAAAAATACTATATTTCCTGTTAATTCATTGAGAGTTGGACACTCTACCACTGGTGTTCTTTTTAATGAATCTTTAATAGTTTCATTAGCTTTTAATATGTCCTCTAAAGTAAAATTGCATTCCACGTTAAACCCCTCCACTTTTTTTCATATTATATAACTTTTTATAGCTTTATTATATATTTTTAGACTACTTTTTTCAAGAATTTTTTAGTTTTTTTGATTTTTTGTGATCTTATATATCGTGAATAGTAACATTCCCGCACTTAAAAATTGAATATTTGACAATATTTTACCATTAAATATATAATCAAAAACTATAGATGATACAGGAAAACAAAGCTCACACATTGTAGCTATATTTGCTCTAATATATCTAAGACCTATATAATAAAGTAGCACTGCTCCACTTCCTGTTGTTAATCCTATGATTATAAAAATAATCCATTGATGAGGAGTTGTTTTTAAAAACCACCCTAAATTCCCATTTGCTATAACTATCAATCCTGTTATAATTGAAGTAAAAAGATATCTCGTATATAATGCTGTTCTAAATGTTGAGTGAGCTAATATTTTTTTTCCAAAAACAGTTGAACTTCCAAATGAGAATGCTGCTAAAATTGCATAAAGACTAGCTAATCCAACATTATCTCCAGCATCAAAGTGTGGTAACGTTAACTGGAATGTTAATAAATATCCACTCATTAAAGCTGCCACTGCCCAAAAGATAAAGTTCTTTCCAACTCTCTCTCCTAATAAAATTCTAGCTAAAATTATGGCAAATACCGGTTGTAACTTTTGTAACAAAGTCACTACAGTTAAGTGATTAAAATTCACTAAAAATAGTGCTTTAACTATTGATAATGTCCCCAGAGTTCCTCCAAATAATGCTATTAAAAAATAAAAAAACAAATCTTCTTTACTCAAATTTTTTATATTTTTTAACTCTGTTCTTCCAAATAAAATAGTCATTCCTATTAAAGGAAGTAAATGCAGTACAAAAACTACATACGGTACATTTAATTGATAAAGTCTTGGTGTCAATACTATTCCATCAAATCCCCACATTGTTGCGGCTAAACAAACTAATCCTGCTCCTAAATATTGCTTTTTAACGTTAAACACTGTCCCTCCTAGAAAAATAAAGTTGTTTGATTTGTTTCACTTAAAGATTCTATACAATTAAGTTCTTTTAATTTATCAACTGTTGTTTGAGATGTTTTTGTTCTTCTTTTGAAATCTTCATAAGATATGAATCTTCCTAACTCTCTTTCTCTAACTATATTCTCCATTACAGAGGTTCCCAGTCCATTTAACCCCATTAAAGGAACTCTTATTTTTCCATCTTCTATTGTAAATCTATATCCATGAGATTTATATACATCTAAATTTAAAAATTCAAATCCTCTCGCATGCATCTCAACTATTATTTCACATACAGCTAATTGCGCTTTTTTCTTTACATCTAATTTAGGTTCTTTATTTAACTCTTGAATTTTTTCATTAACTTTATTTAAATCATTCATCAATTCAAAATCAAAATCTTCAACTTTCCTACTTAAATACGCTGCATAAAATGCCAATGGATAATGAACTTTAAAATAAGCTATTCTCATTGCCATCATAACATATGCTACAGCATGTCCTTTAGGGAACATGTACTTTATTCTTCTACACGACTCTATATACCACTCAGGTACTCCATGCTCTTTCATTAAATCAGAATACTCTTTCCATTGAGCTACATTTTTACTTGGTTGTCCTTTTCTTACAAATTCCATTATTTTAAATGCAACTCCTTTTTCAATTCCTTGATCGATTAAGAAGTTCATAATGTCATCTCTAACTGATATTACTTGAGATAGTGTTGCTTTTCCTTCTCTTACAAATTCCTGAGCGTTATTCAACCAAACATCCGTTCCATGTGAAAGACCAGATATTCTAACTAATTCTGCAAAAGTTGTTGGCATAGTATCAACAAGCATCTGTCTTACAAAACCGGTACCAAACTCAGGTACCCCATATGTACCTACTATTGAACCTATCTCTTCTTTAGTTACACCTAATGATTCTGTTCCAGAAAATATTTTTAGAGTTTCTGGATCACCCAAAGGAATATCATACACATTTACCCCTGTATACTCTTGTAGCATTTTTATAGTTGTCGGGTCATCATGACCTAATATATCTAATTTTACTAACTGTTCATCCATTACATGATAATCATAATGAGTTGTTGTTGAATCACTACTTTGATCATTTGCAGGTCTTTGTACTGGACAAAATTCATATATTGAATTTCCTTGAGGTACAACTATCATTCCACCAGGATGCTGACCTGTTGTCTTTTTTGCTCCCTCACATTTTTGAGCCATTCTCATCACTTCTGCTCTTCCAGAAATTATATTATGATCTTCAAAAAATTTTCTAACATAACCTTCCGCATTTTTTTCAGCTAAAGTAGAGATTGTTCCTGCTTTAAATACATTTGCTTTACCAAAAAGATCTTCACAATATCTATGTATTTCTGATTGATATTCTCCTGAAAAGTTTAAATCTATATCTGGAACTTTATCTCCATTGAATCCCATAAACACTTCAAATGGAATTGAATGTCCATCTTTTTTCAATTTAGTTCCACACTTAGGACAATCTTTATCAGGTAAATCCACTCCTGCTCCTTCTCTTTCTATAAATTCAGAATGTTTACAGTTGGGATTAGTGCATAGATAATGAGGATATAAAGCATTAACTTCTGTTATTCCCATCATATAAGCAACGATAGATGAACCCACTGATCCTCTTGATCCAACTAGATATCCATTATCTAAAGATTTTTTTACTAATTTTTGAGCTGATAAATATAATACAGAGAATCCATTTCCTATAATAGCTTTTAATTCTCTTTCTATTCTAGCTTCAACATTTTCTGGAAGTGGATTTCCATATAATTCATAAGCTTTTTCATAAGTCATTTCTCTTACTATATTTTCTGCATTATCTATTTTTGGAGGATAGAAACCACTTGGTATTGGCTGAATTTTTTCAATCATATCATTTATTTGATTTGTTGCTTTCACTACAATCTCTTTTGATATATCTTCACCTAAATAATTAAATTCATTTAATAATTCATCAGTTGTTCTAAAATAAAAACCATTATCTACTCTATATTGATTATCTCTAAATACACTTCCACTTCCATAAAGTAAAATTGATCTTATTTTATGATCCTCTTTCTCTAAATAATGAACATTTGAAGAAGCTGTTACTATTTTTCCTCTTTCTTTTGCTAATTCATAAAAATATTTATTCATTTTTTCCACATCTTTAAAAGAAGCAATCGCCCCAGTTTCTTCAGTATCTAAAAATTCAGAAAATGCAATTCTAGGTTGTAACTCTATATAATCATAAAAATCTATTAATTTTTCAACTTTAGGAAGATCATTTCTAAAATAAGCTTCTGATAATTCTCCACTATTTGAAAAATGAATTGATGTAGGTGCCCCTATAATTAAACCTTCTCTATTTTCATTTAATACACTTCTCAATATTCTTGGTTTCTTATTTCCAAAATAATCTATATGTGCTTGTGATACTAATTTATATAAGTTTTTTAATCCTACTAACTCTTTTACTAAAACCATAATATTTCTTATATCTTGTTTTTTGTAATTTAAAGGGAAAGCCCCTGTCATATCTTTTTGATTTACTATTCCTTTTTCTAAATACTTTTC from the Candidatus Cetobacterium colombiensis genome contains:
- a CDS encoding sugar porter family MFS transporter, giving the protein MKSKNIYSVAAIIGMAGFIFVYDSANLGGSVKYIQPYFNLLPNQVGILIAISLIGNFFGSLLSGYFSDKIGRKMTMIYGIVIGASGLALAALSTNILFFCIGRIIFGFSTGLIFVAAPMYITEVAPASKRGRAGSIRQLLLAFGLILGYTTTFLFNYLFSIEWNIKFGWRILISIEILLLGIMFLAMLTLVESPRWLIIKGRIEEAKKSLECFIESEDRVDLVFSEMLLNNSKEILGKKVPIRGGLIYALSLCIIFPIFRQLSGVNAITYYAQKIFSEISNTSTNLAYFQSIFIGFSELLGAIFVVSFADKFGRKILLLLGAAGMFFSEGFIAYSLYYSKVSLDLSYLVYIYNFFFTISAGAMLTVYISEALPTVIRSKGSALTGMINWIADAAIIYSFPLLNANVYLTEKFHGSISFIIFSISMLLFFIVILFLPETKNKTLEEIANYWKTKGNWE
- a CDS encoding DMT family transporter; translation: MFNVKKQYLGAGLVCLAATMWGFDGIVLTPRLYQLNVPYVVFVLHLLPLIGMTILFGRTELKNIKNLSKEDLFFYFLIALFGGTLGTLSIVKALFLVNFNHLTVVTLLQKLQPVFAIILARILLGERVGKNFIFWAVAALMSGYLLTFQLTLPHFDAGDNVGLASLYAILAAFSFGSSTVFGKKILAHSTFRTALYTRYLFTSIITGLIVIANGNLGWFLKTTPHQWIIFIIIGLTTGSGAVLLYYIGLRYIRANIATMCELCFPVSSIVFDYIFNGKILSNIQFLSAGMLLFTIYKITKNQKN
- a CDS encoding DsbA family oxidoreductase — encoded protein: MRITMILDFVCPYCFVGEKILEKALKEKNLKPEFKFLPYELSPEPTPQPIVNEANKEYFDKNILLWATQEDILVKFPTISPKPRTALAFQGIYVAEKYDKGIEYVRAVLDAYWLRNKNIGNVEVLIEIADNLLIPKFEFADALLSGQFSAAHRKLNNEVSNFDFDVVPTFYIDDKQLKEFPRTKEKWLEILN
- the ilvA gene encoding threonine ammonia-lyase translates to MECNFTLEDILKANETIKDSLKRTPVVECPTLNELTGNIVFFKLENLQKTGSFKLRGALNKIASLSPEERAAGVIASSAGNHAQGVALGARDQGIKATIVMPATAPLAKIAATKSYGAEVVLEGEVYDDAYRKACEIQRETGATFLHPFDDKFVMAGQGTIGLEILEDLPDVDVVLVPIGGGGIIGGIAKAIKSLRPEAKVIGIEAAHAASMAEAVAMKQICEISTKPTIADGIAVRKAGCEPFKIVQECVDEIVTVTEDEIAKAILFLMEKSKVVAEGAGATTVAAILSGKIKVKDKKICAVISGGNIDINLVERALNKALMLEGRRFAFSVELSDKVGEMAKVVSAICEMNANILSVNQTMYSPNLGITSQEANFVLECFDKDHQERLKEKLSTMGYRIY
- a CDS encoding PolC-type DNA polymerase III — protein: MGIENIEVTEIVFSERNKKMDLICVVSTPQDLKGLDKAYENLKKKFGNELDIDFKINYMTKEISRENFLEIVERVIEKLKKTNAISKSFLYLYRISIKGETVDIELKNEMAVETLYGSNLDIKIQSLLENYGIKGFKVNFVSGDFNSEIKNIEDEIENKIITLNSQPIEKEVIQKPVTPQVEIKSAVPTGRGGFSKKKDIKSPSMPISEFKELIENEIAVVEGELFATDGRELRTGKILQILRITDGEDSITAKIFLNKADEFDVKVGDFIKISGKKQIDSFENNEEIILVNILNKLDKKKTKKQDTSEEKMVELHTHTKMSEMCGVEDVKGIVGRALDYGHKAVAITDYGVVHAFPFAYKAAKGKDIKIIFGCEMYMVDDSQPIVQNAKDVLIDEETYVVFDLETLGLNSHKNEIIEIGAIKLQGRRIVDRYSQLINPGKKIPKKIQEITGITDSMVENMPMIDEVLPKFMEFLGDATLVAHNAPFDMGFLKRDAKKYMNLNYNPSVIDTLQMARDLYPDQKGYGLKPMTKFLKVALENHHRAVDDSQATAAMFAIFLEKYLEKGIVNQKDMTGAFPLNYKKQDIRNIMVLVKELVGLKNLYKLVSQAHIDYFGNKKPRILRSVLNENREGLIIGAPTSIHFSNSGELSEAYFRNDLPKVEKLIDFYDYIELQPRIAFSEFLDTEETGAIASFKDVEKMNKYFYELAKERGKIVTASSNVHYLEKEDHKIRSILLYGSGSVFRDNQYRVDNGFYFRTTDELLNEFNYLGEDISKEIVVKATNQINDMIEKIQPIPSGFYPPKIDNAENIVREMTYEKAYELYGNPLPENVEARIERELKAIIGNGFSVLYLSAQKLVKKSLDNGYLVGSRGSVGSSIVAYMMGITEVNALYPHYLCTNPNCKHSEFIEREGAGVDLPDKDCPKCGTKLKKDGHSIPFEVFMGFNGDKVPDIDLNFSGEYQSEIHRYCEDLFGKANVFKAGTISTLAEKNAEGYVRKFFEDHNIISGRAEVMRMAQKCEGAKKTTGQHPGGMIVVPQGNSIYEFCPVQRPANDQSSDSTTTHYDYHVMDEQLVKLDILGHDDPTTIKMLQEYTGVNVYDIPLGDPETLKIFSGTESLGVTKEEIGSIVGTYGVPEFGTGFVRQMLVDTMPTTFAELVRISGLSHGTDVWLNNAQEFVREGKATLSQVISVRDDIMNFLIDQGIEKGVAFKIMEFVRKGQPSKNVAQWKEYSDLMKEHGVPEWYIESCRRIKYMFPKGHAVAYVMMAMRIAYFKVHYPLAFYAAYLSRKVEDFDFELMNDLNKVNEKIQELNKEPKLDVKKKAQLAVCEIIVEMHARGFEFLNLDVYKSHGYRFTIEDGKIRVPLMGLNGLGTSVMENIVRERELGRFISYEDFKRRTKTSQTTVDKLKELNCIESLSETNQTTLFF